From the genome of Halobellus litoreus, one region includes:
- a CDS encoding nucleotidyltransferase domain-containing protein — protein MSVELSLEAIDSSLSEQSRAYLEALAATLEADEVASILLFGSVVSGETTTISDVDLVVVLESDASAAALDRVAADCDRLAAAYLDSGTDDRSPLERVLERATGMFRSGFVTTEAAVTAGEFPAVFNTSSIAPFVAPWRTVLFGVFETGITIYGSPVRPQWEAVGTPTEYRYRELCRSLLVTVALAAAQSGYCLVSSRAIDYSLEAAKWTAYNCAFHLEEEPPGSLDRALDRLPVPDWYRRRFETLRSEPRLDLGFVLVTPLVLVYAHLMTIGRVAGLEG, from the coding sequence ATGAGCGTGGAACTGTCGCTCGAGGCGATCGATTCGTCGCTGTCCGAGCAGTCGCGCGCGTATCTCGAAGCCCTCGCCGCGACGCTCGAGGCGGACGAGGTCGCGAGCATTCTCCTGTTCGGGAGCGTCGTGTCGGGGGAGACGACGACGATCAGCGACGTCGACCTCGTCGTCGTCCTGGAATCCGACGCGTCGGCGGCGGCTCTCGATCGGGTCGCTGCCGACTGCGACCGACTGGCCGCGGCGTATCTCGACTCCGGTACCGACGATCGGTCGCCGCTCGAACGCGTTCTGGAGCGGGCGACCGGGATGTTCCGGTCGGGGTTCGTGACCACCGAAGCCGCGGTGACTGCGGGCGAGTTTCCCGCCGTCTTCAACACGAGTTCGATCGCTCCCTTCGTCGCGCCGTGGCGGACGGTCCTGTTCGGCGTGTTCGAGACGGGGATCACGATATACGGGTCGCCCGTCAGGCCCCAGTGGGAAGCGGTCGGGACTCCGACCGAGTATCGCTACCGCGAACTGTGCCGGAGCCTCCTGGTCACCGTCGCGCTCGCCGCGGCCCAGTCGGGGTACTGTCTCGTTTCCTCGCGGGCGATCGACTACTCGCTGGAGGCGGCGAAGTGGACCGCGTACAACTGCGCCTTTCACCTCGAGGAGGAACCGCCGGGGTCGCTCGACCGGGCGCTCGATCGCCTCCCGGTTCCCGACTGGTACCGCCGTCGGTTTGAGACGCTGCGCTCGGAGCCGCGCCTGGACCTCGGGTTCGTTCTCGTCACCCCGCTCGTCCTCGTCTACGCCCACCTGATGACGATCGGTCGAGTCGCCGGTTTGGAGGGCTAG
- a CDS encoding cobalamin-independent methionine synthase II family protein, which translates to MSPPTIRTTHVGSLPRSDRLRSLLTDAADRDDGAFEDAVDESIREVIRRQAEVGIDVANDGEQSRIAYSVDVTNRLSGFGEGTVERAWPSDLDDFPEYARELLGDTENIGGPVATGPIEYVGEDDLRRDLARFDEAVAAEGVEFHRRFHTAPSPGAVLRFTETDSHDSDEAYLFDLADALATEYELIAETGAILQIDAPDLLAGFTLTYKDDSVDRFRERVRTHVDALNQAVAGVPDDQIRLHGCWGNYEGPHHRDVALDEVIGAFYEADVGGLVVEGANPRHQHEYRTFEEHPLPDGWNLIPGVIDVKTNIVEHPEVVAERIERFADAVGDPERVVAGADCGFETVVAGANAVHPAIAWKKLEALREGADLAAERLA; encoded by the coding sequence ATGTCACCGCCCACGATACGCACCACGCACGTCGGAAGCCTCCCCCGCTCGGACCGGCTCAGGTCGCTGCTGACAGACGCTGCGGACCGCGACGACGGGGCGTTCGAGGACGCCGTCGACGAATCGATCCGGGAGGTGATTCGCCGCCAGGCCGAGGTCGGCATCGACGTCGCCAACGACGGCGAGCAGAGTCGCATCGCCTACTCGGTCGACGTCACCAACCGCCTCTCGGGGTTCGGCGAGGGGACCGTCGAGCGGGCGTGGCCCTCGGACCTCGACGACTTCCCGGAGTACGCCCGGGAACTGCTCGGCGACACCGAGAACATCGGCGGCCCGGTGGCGACCGGACCGATCGAGTACGTCGGCGAGGACGACCTCCGACGGGACCTCGCCAGGTTCGACGAGGCGGTCGCCGCCGAGGGCGTCGAGTTCCACCGACGATTCCACACCGCGCCCTCGCCCGGCGCCGTCCTTCGGTTCACCGAGACCGACTCCCACGACAGCGACGAGGCGTACCTCTTCGACCTCGCCGACGCGCTCGCCACCGAGTACGAACTGATCGCCGAGACGGGGGCGATCCTCCAGATCGACGCCCCCGACCTGCTGGCGGGCTTCACGCTCACGTACAAGGACGACTCCGTCGACCGGTTCCGCGAGCGGGTGCGGACCCACGTCGACGCGCTCAACCAGGCAGTCGCGGGGGTCCCCGACGACCAGATCCGCCTGCACGGCTGCTGGGGCAACTACGAGGGCCCTCATCACCGCGACGTCGCGCTCGACGAGGTCATCGGCGCGTTCTACGAGGCCGACGTCGGCGGCCTGGTCGTCGAGGGGGCGAACCCGCGGCACCAACACGAGTACCGCACGTTCGAGGAACATCCGCTGCCGGACGGCTGGAACCTGATTCCGGGCGTGATCGACGTGAAGACGAACATCGTCGAGCACCCCGAGGTCGTCGCCGAGCGCATCGAGCGCTTCGCCGACGCGGTGGGGGATCCCGAGCGCGTCGTCGCCGGCGCGGACTGCGGGTTCGAGACGGTCGTCGCGGGCGCGAACGCCGTCCACCCCGCCATCGCCTGGAAGAAACTCGAAGCGCTGCGCGAAGGGGCCGACCTGGCGGCCGAGCGACTGGCCTGA
- the trpB gene encoding tryptophan synthase subunit beta: MSNGEFEGYGGRHVPEPLEDPLEQLATAYDEIKDTDEFRRELDGLLEDYAGRPTSLYHAEGLSERYGADIYLKREDLLHGGAHKINNALGQALLAKQAGKSRLIAETGAGQHGTATAMVGALLDLDTEIYMGKKDVERQKMNVFRMRLMGAEVNEVTRGGSGLSDAVDAALEDFAKNIDDTHYLVGSVVGPDPFPRMVRDFQAVIGEEAREQFLDRTGDLPDAAVACVGGGSNAMGLFHAFRDDDDVAFYGAEGGGEGAGSKRHAAPLADGEDGTIHGMRTRVIDDDVEVHSVSAGLDYPGVGPEHAMFRAVGRCDYRAVDDDAAKAAFRELAEEEGIIPALESSHAIALAKDLAEEHDTILVNLSGRGDKDMEQAAELFDLN, translated from the coding sequence ATGTCGAACGGAGAGTTCGAAGGATACGGCGGACGACACGTCCCCGAACCCCTCGAGGACCCGCTCGAACAGCTGGCAACCGCCTACGACGAGATCAAAGACACCGACGAGTTCCGGCGCGAACTCGACGGCTTGCTCGAGGACTACGCCGGGCGACCGACCTCGCTCTACCACGCCGAGGGGCTGAGCGAGCGCTACGGAGCGGACATCTACCTCAAGCGGGAGGACCTCCTCCACGGCGGCGCGCACAAGATCAACAACGCGCTCGGGCAGGCGCTGCTCGCGAAGCAGGCGGGCAAGTCCCGACTCATCGCCGAGACCGGCGCGGGCCAACACGGCACCGCGACGGCGATGGTCGGCGCGCTCTTGGACCTCGACACGGAGATCTATATGGGGAAGAAGGACGTCGAGCGCCAGAAGATGAACGTCTTCAGGATGCGGCTGATGGGCGCGGAAGTCAACGAGGTCACCCGCGGCGGGTCGGGGCTCTCGGACGCCGTCGACGCCGCCTTAGAGGACTTCGCGAAGAACATCGACGACACGCACTACCTCGTCGGCTCCGTCGTCGGCCCCGACCCCTTCCCGCGGATGGTCCGGGACTTCCAGGCCGTGATCGGTGAGGAGGCCCGCGAGCAGTTCCTCGATCGCACCGGCGACCTCCCCGACGCGGCGGTCGCCTGCGTCGGCGGCGGCAGCAACGCGATGGGGCTGTTCCACGCCTTCCGCGACGATGACGACGTCGCGTTCTACGGGGCGGAGGGCGGCGGCGAGGGGGCCGGTTCGAAGCGCCACGCCGCCCCGCTGGCCGACGGCGAGGACGGGACCATCCACGGGATGCGCACCCGCGTCATCGACGACGACGTGGAGGTCCACTCGGTCTCCGCCGGCCTCGACTACCCCGGCGTCGGCCCGGAGCACGCGATGTTCCGCGCGGTCGGCCGCTGTGATTACCGCGCCGTCGACGACGACGCGGCGAAAGCCGCCTTCCGCGAACTCGCCGAGGAGGAGGGCATCATCCCCGCGCTCGAGTCCAGCCACGCGATCGCGCTCGCGAAGGACCTCGCCGAGGAGCACGACACGATCCTCGTGAACCTGAGCGGCCGGGGCGACAAGGATATGGAGCAGGCCGCGGAGCTGTTCGACTTGAACTGA
- a CDS encoding AbrB/MazE/SpoVT family DNA-binding domain-containing protein, which translates to MGTLTNTKISEKNLTTVPKPVRNFLDVGAGDRVEWQVEDGKIIVEKFEDDE; encoded by the coding sequence ATGGGCACGCTGACGAACACGAAGATTTCGGAAAAGAACCTGACGACGGTCCCCAAACCGGTTCGGAACTTCCTCGACGTCGGTGCCGGCGACCGCGTCGAGTGGCAGGTCGAGGACGGGAAGATAATCGTCGAGAAGTTCGAGGACGACGAGTAG